A window of the bacterium genome harbors these coding sequences:
- a CDS encoding TonB-dependent receptor — protein sequence MEKRFMSFQIYLMVLFFVFVETPISQTQTSATEEQHHSTRIDSSFIKMNDFPQVDIIGKKPSLINRIPGSANIITETSLRQDKPITGNEMFRKVTGLNVVDEEGAGLRTNIGIRGLDPDRSRNVLMMEDGVPVALAPYGEPEMYYTPAIDRMKSVEVLKGSGSILYGPQTIGGVINYITNDPPLDPMFSLQLRGGDGGYLNGQALYGTTFDNVGFQIGYLHKQADKLAVTRFDINDLTAKIKFQTCQNSVLGIKLAYYDENSNSTYVGLTQSMYDDGEYFPVIAPNDELDIRRYSASLTHDYIFSNSAFLRTTVYGYTTTRNWLRQDFSRNPTSNWTGVVWGDTSIANGAIYMRNSTGNRNRQFEVAGVEPRVSYNYTIGNLKNELEGGIRFHYERAFEQRIDGQSADAKSGNLREDEIRTGYAESFFAQNRIYLTNRFTVIPGLRLENFHYERDIFRINYRDTSITNDDDLFTPVPGIGFNYNFENDFSLFAGVHRGYAPPRIKDAITNDGTALNLDAELSWNYEIGFRTNLTSFIYIEATGFLMDFSNQVIPVSVSSGGTGTGLVNGGETKHIGVEGGLRFDFHRIVKTNYSIVLSAFSTYVNSKYDNDRFITVQNESVNLRGNKLPYAPDFTFTGGFEITAPFGLGVNLSATYVGKQFTDELNSVEPSASGETGQMPSFITADITANYFISDINSNLFFSVKNLSDERYIASRRPQGIKVGLPRFISAGIDLTL from the coding sequence ATGGAAAAAAGATTTATGAGTTTTCAAATTTATTTGATGGTACTCTTTTTCGTCTTTGTAGAAACACCAATAAGTCAGACGCAAACTTCAGCGACCGAAGAACAGCACCACAGTACAAGGATCGATTCGTCTTTTATCAAGATGAATGATTTCCCTCAGGTAGATATAATCGGAAAAAAGCCCTCCCTGATTAATAGAATCCCAGGTTCAGCAAATATCATCACTGAGACTTCACTCAGACAAGATAAACCAATCACAGGAAATGAAATGTTCCGTAAAGTAACCGGACTCAACGTGGTTGATGAAGAAGGTGCTGGGTTAAGAACGAATATAGGAATAAGAGGTCTCGACCCTGATAGAAGTCGAAATGTTCTGATGATGGAAGATGGTGTGCCAGTTGCGTTGGCACCATACGGTGAACCGGAAATGTATTACACTCCTGCGATCGACAGAATGAAAAGTGTGGAGGTACTTAAAGGAAGCGGTTCAATTCTGTATGGGCCACAGACTATTGGAGGGGTAATTAATTACATCACTAATGATCCACCACTTGACCCAATGTTTTCATTGCAGCTGAGAGGCGGAGATGGCGGATATTTAAATGGACAAGCATTATATGGGACTACATTTGACAATGTTGGTTTTCAAATAGGCTACTTGCACAAGCAAGCAGACAAATTGGCCGTAACAAGATTTGACATAAATGATTTAACCGCAAAAATAAAATTTCAGACTTGCCAAAATTCCGTTCTTGGTATTAAGCTGGCTTACTATGATGAAAATTCAAATTCAACTTATGTGGGATTGACTCAAAGTATGTATGATGATGGTGAATACTTTCCTGTAATTGCACCAAATGATGAACTTGACATCAGGAGATATTCAGCAAGTCTCACCCACGATTACATTTTTTCAAATAGCGCATTTCTGCGAACGACGGTTTACGGATACACAACAACAAGAAATTGGCTAAGACAGGATTTCAGCAGAAACCCAACATCCAATTGGACAGGAGTTGTATGGGGAGATACATCGATAGCAAATGGTGCAATTTATATGCGGAACAGCACTGGAAACAGAAACAGACAATTTGAAGTTGCCGGAGTAGAACCAAGAGTAAGTTATAATTACACAATAGGTAATCTGAAAAATGAACTTGAAGGTGGAATCAGATTTCACTATGAGAGAGCATTCGAACAAAGAATAGACGGACAATCAGCAGATGCAAAATCAGGTAATCTTCGTGAAGATGAAATCAGAACAGGATACGCCGAGAGTTTTTTTGCCCAGAACAGAATTTACCTGACGAACAGATTTACAGTGATTCCCGGTTTACGTTTGGAAAACTTTCACTACGAACGCGATATTTTCAGAATAAATTATCGTGATACAAGTATCACAAATGATGATGATTTATTCACACCAGTTCCGGGAATTGGATTTAACTACAATTTCGAGAATGATTTTTCACTTTTTGCAGGAGTGCATAGAGGATATGCACCTCCAAGAATCAAAGACGCTATTACAAATGATGGCACTGCACTTAACCTTGATGCAGAACTTAGCTGGAATTATGAAATTGGATTCAGAACAAATTTAACTTCTTTCATATATATCGAAGCTACTGGATTCTTAATGGATTTTTCAAACCAGGTTATTCCGGTATCCGTTTCTTCGGGCGGAACAGGAACCGGATTAGTTAACGGTGGTGAAACCAAGCACATAGGTGTTGAAGGTGGACTTCGATTTGATTTTCATCGAATTGTAAAAACAAATTATTCAATTGTGCTTTCAGCTTTCTCAACATACGTAAATTCAAAGTATGATAATGACCGATTCATAACTGTGCAGAATGAAAGTGTGAATTTAAGAGGTAATAAACTTCCTTATGCACCTGATTTTACATTTACAGGAGGTTTTGAAATCACCGCACCATTCGGACTTGGAGTGAATTTGTCTGCGACCTATGTTGGAAAACAGTTTACAGATGAACTGAATTCCGTTGAACCATCAGCAAGTGGTGAAACAGGTCAAATGCCATCTTTTATCACGGCTGATATTACAGCAAATTATTTCATTTCAGACATCAACTCGAATCTATTTTTCTCAGTTAAAAATCTTTCTGATGAAAGATATATTGCCAGCCGAAGACCACAGGGAATAAAGGTTGGTTTGCCACGATTTATTTCCGCAGGTATTGATTTGACATTATAA
- a CDS encoding succinate dehydrogenase cytochrome b subunit, producing MSSVTVFLNSSIGKKLMMAVTGSFLLIFLIVHLIGNITLFFGPTAFNGYVSTLDVVKPLIRVIEVVLLAAFVLHIYNGFKLWLENKKAKGIKYQVNGSAENSDVFSRTMFLTGSIVFIFLVTHLGTFFWRFNVHDPMGLANVHQYFDIVVYFFGIWWYVILYVIAMVLLGFHLNHGFQSAFQTFGWNHKKYFSFIQKLGTVYAVIMAAGFASMPLYFFFFYGGNQ from the coding sequence ATGAGTTCTGTAACTGTCTTTCTTAATTCATCAATCGGTAAGAAGTTGATGATGGCTGTGACGGGCAGCTTCCTGCTGATTTTTCTGATCGTCCATTTAATCGGGAATATTACACTCTTTTTTGGACCTACAGCTTTCAATGGTTATGTCAGTACTCTTGATGTTGTTAAACCATTAATAAGAGTAATTGAAGTCGTTCTTCTAGCAGCTTTTGTTCTTCATATTTATAATGGATTTAAACTCTGGCTGGAAAACAAAAAAGCAAAAGGAATTAAGTATCAGGTTAATGGTTCTGCTGAAAACAGCGATGTCTTCTCAAGAACTATGTTTCTAACCGGTTCTATTGTTTTCATATTTCTTGTTACGCACCTCGGGACTTTTTTCTGGCGATTTAATGTTCACGATCCTATGGGATTAGCAAATGTGCATCAATATTTTGATATAGTAGTTTATTTCTTTGGAATCTGGTGGTATGTAATACTATATGTCATTGCAATGGTTTTGCTTGGTTTCCATCTTAATCATGGCTTTCAAAGTGCGTTTCAAACTTTCGGATGGAATCATAAAAAATATTTTTCATTCATTCAGAAATTGGGAACAGTTTATGCCGTGATTATGGCTGCAGGATTTGCTTCAATGCCACTTTATTTTTTCTTCTTCTACGGAGGTAACCAATGA